The following coding sequences lie in one Cygnus olor isolate bCygOlo1 chromosome 8, bCygOlo1.pri.v2, whole genome shotgun sequence genomic window:
- the GLUL gene encoding glutamine synthetase isoform X2, which translates to MATSASSHLSKAIKHMYMKLPQGEKVQAMYIWIDGTGEHLRCKTRTLDHEPKSLEDLPEWNFDGSSTFQAEGSNSDMYLRPAAMFRDPFRKDPNKLVLCEVFKYNRQSAETNLRHTCRRIMDMVSNQHPWFGMEQEYTLLGTDGHPFGWPSNGFPGPQGPYYCGVGADKAYGRDIVEAHYRACLYAGVKIGGTNAEVMPAQWEFQVGPCEGIEMGDHLWIARFILHRVCEDFGVIVSFDPKPIPGNWNGAGCHTNFSTKNMREDGGLKHIEEAIEKLSKRHQYHIRAYDPKGGLDNARRLTGFHETSNIHEFSAGVANRGASIRIPRNVGHEKKGYFEDRRPSANCDPYAVTEALVRTCLLNETGDEPFEYKN; encoded by the exons ATGGCCACCTCGGCGAGCTCCCACCTGAGCAAAGCCATCAAGCACATGTACATGAAGCTGCCGCAGGGGGAGAAGGTCCAGGCCATGTACATCTGGATCGACGGGACCGGGGAGCACCTCCGCTGCAAAACCCGCACGCTGGACCACGAGCCCAAGAGCCTTGAAG ATCTCCCCGAGTGGAATTTCGATGGCTCCAGCACCTTCCAAGCCGAAGGCTCCAACAGTGACATGTACCTGCGACCTGCTGCCATGTTTCGGGACCCTTTTCGCAAGGATCCCAACAAACTAGTTCTCTGCGAAGTCTTCAAGTACAACCGCCAGTCTGCAG AGACAAATCTCCGGCACACCTGTAGGCGGATTATGGATATGGTGTCCAACCAGCACCCCTGGTTTGGGATGGAGCAAGAGTACACGCTTCTGGGGACAGATGGACATCCGTTTGGCTGGCCTTCCAACGGCTTCCCTGGACCCCAAG GTCCGTACTACTGCGGTGTAGGGGCAGACAAAGCCTATGGCAGAGACATTGTGGAGGCCCACTACCGAGCGTGCCTTTATGCTGGCGTGAAAATTGGAGGAACCAATGCAGAAGTAATGCCAGCCCAG TGGGAGTTCCAGGTAGGGCCATGTGAAGGGATTGAGATGGGGGATCACCTCTGGATTGCACGCTTCATCCTCCATCGGGTGTGTGAAGACTTTGGCGTCATCGTGTCCTTCGATCCCAAACCCATCCCTGGGAACTGGAACGGGGCTGGCTGTCACACCAACTTCAGCACCAAGAACATGAGAGAAGACGGAGGTCTCAA GCACATTGAAGAGGCCATCGAGAAGCTGAGCAAGCGCCACCAGTACCACATCCGTGCCTACGACCCCAAGGGGGGGCTGGACAACGCCAGGCGCCTGACAGGCTTCCACGAGACGTCCAACATCCATGAGTTCTCAGCTGGCGTGGCCAACCGCGGCGCCAGCATCCGCATCCCCAGGAACGTGGGCCATGAGAAGAAGGGCTACTTCGAGGACCGCCGGCCTTCTGCCAACTGTGATCCTTACGCTGTGACGGAGGCCCTGGTCCGCACATGTCTCCTCAACGAAACCGGGGATGAGCCTTTTGAGTACAAGAACTAA